In Pelodiscus sinensis isolate JC-2024 unplaced genomic scaffold, ASM4963464v1 ctg34, whole genome shotgun sequence, the genomic stretch GGCCCTGCCCTGCGGAGCGTGCCGCCTGAACAGCCGCAAAAAGGGAGCTTATTGcgaaatggggaaactgagtcaggagCCCAGGCCTGATCTGTGAGAGTGGCCGGCCCGTCGTCTGCCTCATCTCGGTGCTGCTGACCGGCCTGCCCCATCCGTGTCTGGACACCTTCCTGGCCCCATGTGAACCCCTTCCTCTCGTCCTCTACCCAGCCCCATTCGAAGCTTTGTCCGCAGCCCCTGTCTACctacccccaccctccacccagcCCCATGGGAGGCCCATtccacacagcccctcccccttccccctcctcccccagctccacaggAGTCCCTCCATCCCTCAGCTTGCCCCCCTCGTCTACCCAACCCCAcaggagcccctccccccacatctcctccacctcccccccctccacccagccccacaggagcccctcacaccacagcccctccacctctccccctccacccagccccagaggagcccctccacccagccccacaggaaccccttccccacagcccctccagctctcccccctccacccagccccacaggaacccctcccccacaactcctccccctcctccactcagcTCTATGGGAGCCCCTTCATCCTCccacacactcacccccgccTCTGTATATttcatccctctcctgccagTCTCTGGCTGTCTCTGTCCCAGGCCTGGGGCTGAGTCTGGCCCCAGCCGAGGGGGAGACTGGAGCTGTCTGGAGCtaagggcagagcctggggccagccccccatCTCCACCGGGCTGTGCACACAGCAGGGGCGGCTCCCCGGGGGACCCTATGGGGGGAAGCAGCTGCCCCCGTTCTCTTACCTGTCCtagggcaggaggcagcaccTGGCTGGCTTGGCAGCCACTGGAGCAATGATGGGATCCCCTGGGACCCAGCTGTGGAGCTAGCGCTCTGAGCCTTGGGGCGAGGAGCCTCccacacagcaggaaggggaggggaggggaggggaggctgtgtCACAggcagagcaccccagggcaAGGGAGAGAGACCCAGCCTCCCTGGAACGGAGGCTTGGATCTCGGCTCCCCGGGACCAATCCGGAGTCACCCCCGCTCCCGGCTCCCTGGGACCAATCCGGAGTCACCCCTGATTATAATGGGGTCAGGGCTCCACCCCACCAGTCAATGCCTTGAtactcactgcacagatgccactGTGAAAGCCCCAGACATGGGAGCAGTCCCCAATTCCCTCacagactcctggcagggcggtgACTCACCCAGGCCGGGCAGTCCTGAGAACTGCTGGGGCAGAGCGAGGATctaggactcctgggctctctccccagtttgaggaggggagtgggggctagtggttagtgaGAATCCAGGAGCCATGGTTCCCAGCCCTATGTCCTAGCCACTagacccccctccctttccagtgCCAGCACGAGAACacagaagtcctggctcccagccccctgctctacccactagtcccagctctcctccccagagccagggggagaacccaggggtCCGGGCGCTCCACACCGCCAGTCAAGAGCAGGATACTCACTGCACAGATGCTAGTGAGGAAGCCCCAGAGACGCCGCCTCCCTCACAGACGCCTGTGAATCACCCAGGCTGGCAGGCCCAAGAGCTGctggagccgggactcctgggctctcgCCCCAGTTTGGGGAagagagtgggggctagtggttagagacaCGTGAGTgggcaccaggactcctgggttccaccccaggctctggggattAGAGAGGGGAAGGGTTGGGAGCCGGACCCCTATGTCCTCTCCCCCACTCTGTGAGGGGGAGGAGCCCTGCCCTCTttgggcccctccctcccactcccaagaTCCAGCTCCTGGCGGAAGCTTAGCTCCGCCCCCCGGCTTCACTGACGAGCGCCGCCATCTTTGTCCCTGGcagagcccccgccccctcctgagcccgaATAGGGCAGGCTCAGATTAGTCGCCATCTTGGATCCAGAGCGAGGCTGAGGGGGCAGAATGCTGcagccgcccagccccccccccagcgctgcaggTATCAATCTTGTTggtaccccccctccccacctgcagcccccccacgccagagcccctccctctctgcctgcaccccccctccgtgcccctcccccagtaccctgccagctcctctcccgccccatctgcacccccccccccccccgatccgcAATCCCCTTGGCCCCCTCACTTCCGATCTGCAGCTGCCTTGCCAAACTGTCCAGGAAAATACACCTGGGAGCGGAGGGTCTGTCCCCTTCCCATCTGTGTTCCTGTCCTCCCACCAACCCTCTGTGTGAGAGGCTGGGGTTCATTATGCTTCcccagacagggaaactgaggcacacagctgGTTCCTCGGGTCCTGGGCCAGCACCCATTGATGGGTCGTGCCACCCACCTGGAGTTGGCCATGGGCACTggcagcagtagtaggttgttatcctgccccagctgggaggggcGAAAGGAGGGAATTGTGGGTCAAcgaccctccctccacccctctctcatttctccctccctgcccaagTCTCATGAACACAGCCATGTCTCCAGCGCCCACTACGGGCCggagcaggaagtgcaggacgAGGTTCCCCGCAGAGCTCAGAGAGGCGCCCGGAGGAACCTGCTGGTGCCTGAAAGGAGAATTCGCCCGAGCTGCCAGCTGCCAGGAGAGACGCCCGAGGGTCAAGGTAGCATCCCACAGAggggcaggattcctgggttctctctctggctctgagagagggctggtgtctagtggttagagctgggaggggcagggctgctggatcACATCCCTCAGTAATCCTGTGCCCGGTCCCCACAGAGGAAGCCCCTTCTGGCATCAGGGACCTGGTCCGGGCGGCCGAGCTGATGGAGTGCCCCTGCTACGCCCAGcaccggggcgggacccagccgGCCGTGCAGCACGACCACGGGGCCTACACTGTCCCCCAGGAGCCCGCGGGGCTGGCCCGCATGGTGCGCGAGCTGCAGGAGATGGTGCATCGGCAGAGCCAGTTGCTGGAGAGATCGCGGGAGGCGCTAGCTGCCAGCCAGGAAcactgccaggagctgcaggtgaGGGGCCAGGCCCtagggggctctgtgctgcaaggaggggcaggaggttcACAGAGTGCCCTGCCCAGAGTCAGCCGCATCTCACTACTGGATAAAGGGTCCCCATATACCCAGCCttacaccccaccccagagtcagccgcatcccagcaccgggTGAGGGGtccccattagggatgtaaaatatcaCTGAATCCAccaactggttaaccattaatcagttaacaggttaatGTGGGTTTGGGGTTGCTTCAGTTCAGCTGGGCCCATCACCCCCTGAATCTGCTGCAttggggggctgcttcagctgggcTGGGCCCAGAGCACCAcactgtgggcagggagctgctccagctaggCTGGACCATGGATTAATCTATAAGCATCACTTGGTAAggatgttaaccagttaaccattgatATGCCTAGTCCCCAtagtcccagccctgcaccccaccccagagccagccgcatctcaGGTATGAGGTGCGGGGTCCCCATGTATCCAACCCTCGTGCCCCACCCCAGCGTCAGCCGCATCTCCGGCTCCGTATGCCACAGGAGAGGTCCGAGAGCGAGTGCTGGTCACTGGCGTCGGAGCTGGGGCAGCGGATCGCGGCGCTGGAGGCGGAGAACCGGAACTTGCGCTGTGAGCGGGACCAGCTGGAGAGCGGGATGCGGGCGCTGCGGGAGGAGCTGGCGCAGAGCAGCGGCACGGTGCTGGCCCTCAGCCAGAAGCTGAAGGAGCAGGGGGCCCGGGCTGAGCCAGACCGGTTCTGCCTGGCCAGCGTCCGGGGTGATAGCAAGTGGCTGCGGTTCTACACTGGCTTCAGCAGCGCCCAGCGTCTGGCCACGTTCCTGGCCTTTCTGatggagggggagctgcagcggggggccgagccaggcccccccagtgccctgagCCCCGAGGATCAGCTCTTCCTGGTACTGGTGCGGCTGCGGctagggctgctcctgcaggacttGGCCTTTCGCTTCCACGTCTCCGAGGCCACTGCCTCCCGCTACTGGCTCAGCTGGACCCAGCTCCTGGAGACCCGGCTGGCCCAGGTGAGCCCTGTCAAGGGGCTGGTGCCCCCTAGAGGGGACTGGCTCCATGcctcattccctgcccccccagccagccaggccctgctgtgtgtgtgtgggggggggcgggaaacagCACCACCTAGTGGTCAATCCCTGTTCCTACCTGGATATGTGTAGAGACTAGAttggaggggctgctctggtttgcCACACAAGCAGGGGGCATGGGCTGGAGGGATAGCCCCCCATGTGGAAATGGGGGGTAGCTTGGGGGGGATTGGGGATGTGGCTTGGAGCTGTGCCCCCATCTGACAGGGAAGGGTGCGCAGCCCAGAGGGACTGGGGAGGGTGGTTCCCCCCACATGGGAAGGGGGTGTGACAGAGATTGGGGAGGAGTGGTCACCCCACATGGTAAAGGGGtgtagccccccctccccggggcagggcctggcactcccatgcccctgtgcccccaGGTGCCGGTGCAGTGCAGCCCACGCTACGTGGAGCGGTTCGAGCCACGGCGGGCCGCACGGGTCGGGGGCGTCCGGCTGGTGGTGCTGGACTGCGCCCAGCTCTTCTtcgcgggccggggccggcagCACTACGccctgcagggctgtgccctGGCCGCCCCCAGCGGCTTCCTGGCTTTCTGCTGCAGCGCTGCCCTgcaggccggggagggggcagcagagcccgtgCTGCCCCCCTTCCTGCGGGACGGCCCCGTGGCCCTCAgcacccagcagggggcagctcgCCAGCAGGTGCTCAGCCTGGCCAGCCTGGCCGACAAGGCCCTGCGCTTCCGGTTCCTGCGCAGGGTCCAGCCTCCCGCCATGGAGGGCCAGGTGGGGCGGGCCTGGGTCATTTGCTGCTATCTGGCCTGCCTGCTGCACGAGCCCATGGGGCTGGCCTAGGCAGGGGGTGCCTCTGCTCCCAGTGGGGGCCTTTAGCATTcccctctgtggctggggatcCGAGAGGGGCCCCCTTGATTCTAGCCTGTAAAGGCAGGAGGGTGGGCCCAGGGATGGGATGCTGGAGCCATGTCATTCCCCCTTCCACAAAGGTGAGGGGAAACCGAGGCGCAGAAAGACCAGACTCTGCCAACGGCAAAGTCAGGGAGAGACCCCGacccctggcttctcctcctcctgcactggAGCTCAGGTCCTACCCCCAGCCTGACTCCCTGCTTTGttctctgcccagctgctccacGTGCAGGTGGGTTCCTGGATTATTTGTAACTCCCCCTCCAATAAACCTTTTGTTCTTGGTTAACAGTTGTGTGGAgattcctgccccacagccacggGCACAGCAGAGGAACCGCACACTCCGCcgtcccctcccagctctgggaggagagtgggggttagtgggtagagcaggagtAGAACCTGGGATATGGATCCAGGCTTAAGATCTCCCCTGAGGTGGGAGGCTGGCCCTGCAGGTGGCTGGACGGGCAGGGCACCGCTCTGCCCAAGTGCCCTGTGACCCACCtgctggcctctctgggcacaaggCTCTACTCTATGTGCataactgccccccccaccattaATCACTGGCCCAGCGCCCCCCTTTCCAGGGCACAGCCCCCAAaggaagcctgagccccactggcCAGCAGGCATCCCTACAACTTATCCCAGCCCAGCTGCTGTATATGGGAGAGCGGCGGGGACAAATACAACCTGGGGGCCggagacataggggctacgtagCCCCATACCATTTGCCCAGGGGCACTGGGGCTACAGGACCCCCTCATTGGGGGCTGGGAATTCAGGGACCAACATTCCCTCTAACCgttttcatgtgcagaataatttttttgcaCCAGAGTATATaaacatgtgcaccaccagtagaaacatgatGCCAGCAGAGGGCACTAGTCAGCTGGGGGCACCCCACTCTGCCCTGGGTGGCCACGTAAGCGCTCGTGGACAGGGAATGCTGCCGGGGACCCCTGGCCTGGTGCTGGGACGCGGCCCCTCTGGGTTAAGGACAGGGGAAAGGCAATGCCCCATGAGCAACAGGGGCAGATGCCAGCCTCGGTTCTGACCCATTTATtggacacaggcaggcagagttaGTTCTTGTAGGCCCGACTGGCGCGGCGGCCCCGGGCCCGCTCGAACTTCCGCCCCTTGGAGCGCACGTAGGGCCTGCGGGAAGGGAGAGGGGTTAGCGGGAGGCCCACAGGTGCTGCCCCCTGCCATGGATCTCCCACCCCGGTCTGCTGTGGCCTAGTCACAGGCTGATCCGCGCCTGCTCTCCATGCCCACAGCAAGGCGCCCGCAGGGATGGGACACACCGCCTGGTGCCAGCCTACTTTGCAAGAGTCCTGGACCCCCACCACCCGACTCtcctccccattctccctcccctctgccctcacagagcagggcagagaacTCGGGGATCCAGGATCCCACTAGCTACAGGAACATGACCCATGCTGGGGCCCTGCCTCCattgcccagggcttcctgcacCCAGCTCAGTACGGGGTGGGGGTGTTGCACTCACTTGCTATGACTGTGGGGGGTGCCGGGGGCCTTGCCGAAATGCCGGTACACCTCGCGTCCCTTCCTGGGGCCTGGGGGCCAGAGAGAGAGTTACACAAGCAGCAACCCCCCGCATGGGGCGCAGCCTCCCACCCCCGGGAAGGGTCTCCAGGGCTTTGCCGGCCACCAGCCCCCGGGGCAGCCTGAGCCCCCATGCAGAGCCCAGAGGGCCGGCGACTCCATGCTGGAAAACAGGGGCACCCCAGTGAGAGCCCCGTTCTCACAGGCCGGGCCCCTCGCCCAGGACGACACGGCCCCTCTGCCGTGGGATGCGGGGCACCTCTCGCCCGGTGGGGACACACCGGTTGCTCGGGACAGAGCCGGGCCAGCCATGGAGATGGGAGGACTCACCCGAGAGCAGCACGGTGCCCTGGCccttgggggcagccagggccagctggTCGAAAGTCATGATCTGACCCTTTGACTTCAGGATGCGATTGCGGGCTCCCTTGGTCACCCGCAGGGCACAGACCTGCCAAAGGAGACGGGTCAGGGGGGGCCCAGTGCTGGCCCttggccccctccctgcccctcaccactAGGCCCCACCCCCAACAGCCAGCAAATGAATCCAGCAATCCTGGCTCACGCCCCttctctgaccactagacccccccTTCCCTACCAGGActgggagaacccaggagtcctggtccccagcccctcctccccccagggctgAGAGAACCCAGGTATCTGGCCCCGCTTCACCTTCAGCTGGGGGATGTTCTGGATGCGGATGTCATCGGTGATGGTTCCCACCACCACGGCCGTCTTGCCATCCCGCCCGGGGAGCTTCATCTTGCGgatctggaggaggaagggggcagagggtgagcGAGCCCCACGGGCCTTGGCCCTCCCTGGCGGTggcgaacccaggagtccaggtgtCAAGTCAAAGGGAACGACGGCACAAGGGAGGCTGCTGGGTGGGCTGAGGGGTACCTGGAGAGGTGGAGGGGGTAGGACTGGGATACGGACCGTGggtaccacccccccccccccacaatcccaCGACCTGGCCCCACTTACCAGGCGGGAGAGGGCGAGCGGCGGGCGGTTGGTGCGGCTCATGAAGAGGCGTTTCAGAACCACCTTGTTGAAGCGGGAGTTGGTGCGGCGCGCCAGGAAGCGATacagctgggggggaaggagacatGGTCATCATGGGAGATGCTTCCCCCTAACCCACCACCCCCATGGCCATGCCCCCTCTAATGGCTTCCATCAGTGTGCAGATTATATTTTGTTGCATGCACTGAGGCACGTGCAGGTGCGCACCAACGGAAAGACAGGCCGCCAGCTGTGGAATACGGCAGGGCCCACTGCTAATCCActgggctgcatttgcattttccCTGAGGTCCAGGCCAAGTGCTCAGCTAACTGGGAACTGCCCACAGGCAcccaaggggaaactgaggcagcggaAGGCCCTCCTGGCTCTGCTTGCACATGCCACACACCactcagtgacagagccaggcaagaacccaggagtcctcatttcccccccatgctgcagggagaacccaggcatcctggccctcCGCCGCAGACTCGGGGTGTGGGGGTGTTACCTTGACTAACAGGCGCAGGTAGATGTCCTGGCTCTTGGGCTCCGTGCGGCGAACCTTGCGGTCCTTGTTGTGTCGGATGTCGACGCCCTGGGGAGACAGGCACAGTCAGGGCCTCCCCAAGCTATGGGGCTGAGGCGGCACCGGGCGTGCAGGGTGCATCCCTCACACCCAGTGCCCCGTGAGTCACCCCATCTCCTGCTGACACCCCAATGGCCAGGCAgatgtccctgcccccaggtgcgccCCCACAGCCtatcccccccctcaccctgcctcccATAGGCTCCCCAAACAGTCACCTACACATATGTCCAGCTGCATGTCACCCATATCCTCACATCACTGAGGGTGCCCTGTCCCCACAACGGGTGCCCCCCAGGTTAGGGGGTCCCCACATACCAGgtagcccctctgccccaggagccccccccagccaccctatTTGCTGCCCTATATCCCCTCATCACCCCTTAGGGAGCTCCCCCTTATCCGGCTCTGTGCAGGGTGCCCCCAGAcccgctcctccctcccctgtgccctCCGGCACCCCTCACATGCCTCGCAGGGGCccctcctttgccccccaccaggagttccctcccccccgctcctcccgcaTGTGAGCAGGGAAGCCCCTGCCATCGagtccccgcccccacccataCGGGGCCCGCCAGCTCCCCCGGGACCCTTCCTAGCCCCCCAGACCCCCGAGCCCTGGCTCGGCACGCCCTCCGCGGCGGATGCCGGCGGAttccccagcgcccccctcccccgacccacCATGGCGTC encodes the following:
- the LOC142823794 gene encoding large ribosomal subunit protein eL18 isoform X3, whose amino-acid sequence is MGDMQLDICGVDIRHNKDRKVRRTEPKSQDIYLRLLVKLYRFLARRTNSRFNKVVLKRLFMSRTNRPPLALSRLIRKMKLPGRDGKTAVVVGTITDDIRIQNIPQLKAPGRDARCTGISARPPAPPTVIASPTCAPRGGSSSGPGAAAPVGPTRTNSACLCPINGSEPRLASAPVAHGALPFPCP
- the LOC142823794 gene encoding large ribosomal subunit protein eL18 isoform X1 → MGDMQLDICGVDIRHNKDRKVRRTEPKSQDIYLRLLVKLYRFLARRTNSRFNKVVLKRLFMSRTNRPPLALSRLIRKMKLPGRDGKTAVVVGTITDDIRIQNIPQLKVCALRVTKGARNRILKSKGQIMTFDQLALAAPKGQGTVLLSGPRKGREVYRHFGKAPGTPHSHSKPYVRSKGRKFERARGRRASRAYKN
- the LOC142823786 gene encoding uncharacterized protein LOC142823786; protein product: MECPCYAQHRGGTQPAVQHDHGAYTVPQEPAGLARMVRELQEMVHRQSQLLERSREALAASQEHCQELQRQPHLRLRMPQERSESECWSLASELGQRIAALEAENRNLRCERDQLESGMRALREELAQSSGTVLALSQKLKEQGARAEPDRFCLASVRGDSKWLRFYTGFSSAQRLATFLAFLMEGELQRGAEPGPPSALSPEDQLFLVLVRLRLGLLLQDLAFRFHVSEATASRYWLSWTQLLETRLAQVPVQCSPRYVERFEPRRAARVGGVRLVVLDCAQLFFAGRGRQHYALQGCALAAPSGFLAFCCSAALQAGEGAAEPVLPPFLRDGPVALSTQQGAARQQVLSLASLADKALRFRFLRRVQPPAMEGQVGRAWVICCYLACLLHEPMGLA
- the LOC142823794 gene encoding large ribosomal subunit protein eL18 isoform X2 → MGVDIRHNKDRKVRRTEPKSQDIYLRLLVKLYRFLARRTNSRFNKVVLKRLFMSRTNRPPLALSRLIRKMKLPGRDGKTAVVVGTITDDIRIQNIPQLKVCALRVTKGARNRILKSKGQIMTFDQLALAAPKGQGTVLLSGPRKGREVYRHFGKAPGTPHSHSKPYVRSKGRKFERARGRRASRAYKN